The Polynucleobacter sp. JS-JIR-5-A7 region TTGGGCAATACTGAAAAAGTATTAATCGAAGGATTGGCGAAGGACGGGGTCAATTTGCAAGGCCGCGCAGAAAATAATCGGGTAATTCACTTTACCGCCCCCAAGCAAGAGATAGGGTCTTTGATTGGTCAAATGGTGGATATTCAAATTACTGAAGTCCTCAACTACACTTTAAGAGGTGAACTGGTAGAAGCTCATGCAAACTAATACCAAATTAAAAACTTCCAAGCTCGATATAGAGATTCAGTATGCAAGCCCAGCAATTGAATCTGCCTTGGTGAAAGTGGTATCTTCTGCAATCATTAAAAAATGGGTCAAGATCACTACGAATAGCTTGGGACTACTAACACTGCGGTTTGTGAATACTGCGGAAGGTAAAAAACTGAACGCTGCATATCGTCAAAAAGATTACGCAACCAATGTACTGACTTTTCCCTACGAGTGCTCTAAAAATAGTGTTGCAGCGGATATTATTTTTTGCCTGCCAGTGATCCAGAAAGAGGCTAAAGCACAAGAAAAAACATTGAAAGCGCACTTAGCGCATTTAGTAGTTCATGGCTGCCTTCATGCTCAGGGGTTCGATCATGAGGCAGAAAAGGACGCCAATAAGATGGAGGCTATAGAAATTAGCCTTCTTAAAAAATTGGGTTTTCCGAACCCTTATTTAGCGACCTAATTTTTACTCCGACATCTTTCTAAGCTATTCTTGTAATATGCCTGACCCCAAATCCCTCTTAGATCGCCTGGCTGATTTTTTATCCCCTCAGCCAACTAGCCCTAGCCAACGCCGTCAAGAACTCATTGAAACGCTGCGCGAAGCACAAACTGAAGGCTTAATTGATGCCGATGCTCTCTCCATGATTGAGGGTGTATTTCAGGTGGGTCAATTGTGTGCGCGAGATATCTTGGTCCCGCGCGCCCAAATCGACTGGGTCGATATCAGTCAACCCTTACCTGAAATTGTAAGGATCGCAATTGAAGCAGCTCACTCTCGTTTTCCTGTTTTTGAAGGATCCCGTGACAATGTCATTGGCATCTTGTTAGCCAAAGATTTATTACGTCATTCCACTGAAAAAGATTTTCAGGTGCGTGATTGGTTGCGCCCTGCAGTATTTATTCCCGAATCTAAGCGTTTGAGTGTTCTATTGCGCGACTTCAAAGACAATCGAAATCACTTAGCTGTTGTAGTAGATGAATACAGCGGGATTGCAGGCATCATCACGATCGAAGATGTACTAGAGCAAATTGTTGGTGATATTGAAGATGAGCACGATATCGACGAAGAGGCCGATAATATTATCTCCTTAGATAATGGTGATATTCGCGTTAAAGGTATTACCGAACTTGAGCAACTGAATGAAGCCCTTGGCACGCACTTTGCTGAAGAAGATATCGAAACTGTTGCAGGCCTGGTGATTCAGCACTTAGGGCGCGTTCCCAAGATAGGCGAACTGATTGAGATGAATGACATTGAATTCGAAGTTCAGCGCGCCGATCCACGGCAAATTCATATCCTACTAGCGCGACAAAAAGCTAAAAAAGCAGACTAAGGACTGGCTTGGTTGATCAGCAATCTTCTAAGCGCAAGAATGCAGTAGCACTGCTGATACTGTTCGTATTGGGCGGATTACTTGCTGGATCTGCAGAACTACCCTATGGCGGCTGGATTCAAATCCCCCTCCTCAGCGTGATTTGGTGGCAATTAAGAGCGCAAGAATCTGAATCGCTGAAGAAATTTTTTGTGCATGGCTTTGCTTTTGGTCTCGGCTACTTCGTAGTGGGTTTGTGGTGGCTTTACATTAGCCTGCATGATGTCGGCGGCATGAACTCGCTACTTTCTTGTATGGCTGTGTTTTTGCTTGCGGCCTATGTAGCCCTCTATTTTTCTGCTGCCAGCCTATCGATTCGTATTTTCAAAGACTCCAGTGTGCTGGGATTTTTCTTAGCATCGAGCTGGGTGATCAGCGAGTATCTGCGCGGTGAAATATTTACTGGCTTTCCTTGGATGGGGCTAGCTGAGAGTCAAGTCAATGGCCCATTTGCTTCGATTGCGCCTTATTTAGGCGGGCTGGGATGTACTTTTTTAACTGTATATACCTCCTGGCAATTACTACGATTCAAAAAAGCTTTTTTCATGAGCACAGCATCAATAGCTTTACTTACTTTGATCACCAGCCTGTCTAGTCTATGGAGTTTTACTCAGCCGACTGGCGAACACATTACGGTTCAGTTGA contains the following coding sequences:
- the ybeY gene encoding rRNA maturation RNase YbeY, which translates into the protein MQTNTKLKTSKLDIEIQYASPAIESALVKVVSSAIIKKWVKITTNSLGLLTLRFVNTAEGKKLNAAYRQKDYATNVLTFPYECSKNSVAADIIFCLPVIQKEAKAQEKTLKAHLAHLVVHGCLHAQGFDHEAEKDANKMEAIEISLLKKLGFPNPYLAT
- a CDS encoding HlyC/CorC family transporter, coding for MPDPKSLLDRLADFLSPQPTSPSQRRQELIETLREAQTEGLIDADALSMIEGVFQVGQLCARDILVPRAQIDWVDISQPLPEIVRIAIEAAHSRFPVFEGSRDNVIGILLAKDLLRHSTEKDFQVRDWLRPAVFIPESKRLSVLLRDFKDNRNHLAVVVDEYSGIAGIITIEDVLEQIVGDIEDEHDIDEEADNIISLDNGDIRVKGITELEQLNEALGTHFAEEDIETVAGLVIQHLGRVPKIGELIEMNDIEFEVQRADPRQIHILLARQKAKKAD